One Jannaschia sp. GRR-S6-38 genomic window carries:
- a CDS encoding host attachment family protein — translation MAELSQGTMIVVTDSEKALFMVNLTDHENPNFDIVRKDEEANPPDREQSANKRGRVGESAQPGRHAYADTDFHELQKERFAADLAEKLYKMAHAGRFEKLVIVAPPQVLGVLRDVMHQEVTSKVIAEIDKTLTGHPLDEIEKIVKRELSTEA, via the coding sequence ATGGCGGAGCTGTCTCAGGGCACCATGATCGTCGTGACCGACAGCGAAAAGGCGCTGTTCATGGTCAACCTGACCGATCACGAGAACCCGAATTTCGACATTGTCCGCAAGGACGAGGAGGCGAACCCGCCCGACCGCGAGCAGAGCGCGAACAAGCGCGGCCGCGTGGGCGAGAGCGCGCAGCCCGGCAGGCATGCTTATGCCGATACCGACTTCCACGAGCTCCAGAAGGAACGCTTCGCCGCGGACCTTGCCGAGAAGCTCTACAAGATGGCCCATGCCGGCCGCTTCGAGAAGCTGGTGATCGTGGCGCCCCCGCAGGTGCTCGGCGTGTTGCGCGACGTGATGCACCAGGAGGTGACGTCCAAGGTCATCGCCGAGATCGACAAGACGCTGACCGGCCACCCGTTGGACGAGATCGAGAAGATCGTGAAGCGCGAGCTGTCGACCGAAGCCTGA
- a CDS encoding LOG family protein has product MTRSICVYCGARDGRDPAHAAAAEAMGRGIAARGWRLVYGAGDVGLMGRVARTVQGAGGETFGVIPTHLMELEVGKRDLTRFVVTETMHERKKVMFMNADAVAVLPGGAGTLDEFFEVLTWRQLGLHDKPIVLVDVAGYWAPLAALLDSVIANGFAEANVLDFVRFAPDAEAALEMLAG; this is encoded by the coding sequence ATGACGAGATCGATCTGTGTCTATTGCGGCGCACGCGACGGACGCGACCCGGCCCATGCCGCGGCCGCCGAAGCGATGGGCCGCGGGATCGCCGCGCGGGGCTGGCGGCTGGTCTATGGCGCAGGCGATGTCGGGCTGATGGGACGCGTCGCGCGCACGGTGCAGGGCGCGGGCGGCGAGACCTTCGGCGTGATCCCCACGCATCTGATGGAGCTGGAAGTCGGCAAGCGCGACCTGACGCGGTTCGTGGTCACCGAGACGATGCACGAGCGCAAGAAGGTGATGTTCATGAACGCCGACGCGGTCGCCGTGCTGCCCGGCGGCGCGGGCACGCTGGACGAGTTCTTCGAGGTCCTGACCTGGCGCCAGCTGGGCCTGCACGACAAGCCCATCGTGCTGGTGGACGTGGCCGGCTACTGGGCGCCGCTGGCCGCGCTGCTGGACAGCGTGATCGCGAACGGCTTCGCCGAGGCGAATGTCCTCGATTTCGTGCGTTTCGCCCCGGATGCCGAGGCGGCGCTGGAGATGCTGGCGGGCTGA
- a CDS encoding LysM peptidoglycan-binding domain-containing protein, translating into MAAIGNAALGGLAAAVAVAVAVGGYAIWSARDGAEPRVAEPSTTQPAPTTPSQAAPQPASDPEPEAQADAAEAPEPTPAPPEPRDLPSLDVVRVERDGRTLVAGRGPSDGDVTLRLDGETVATARADRSGNFVAFLDLPPAEAPRLLTLEAADATGTVRQAAGGVIVAPTFPARPAPGTAPELQTATADPAAPGAPAATGETADPAPVAAGQGGAAATDPAPAAPPATTASATDTSPAAPATPPAGTAETAAAPTEAAPRLFRAGPEGIAVLPGAAEAPEVTQSLGIDVIAYDAQGEVQLAGTAGAAAELRIYLDNRPVRSVTAGSGGAWASPLPDVEEGVYTLRIDALDAAGRVASRIETPFERTAPELAVAVRADGAAAITVQPGFTLWAISESWFGAGEGIRYVQIFEANRDLIRDPDLIYPGQVFALPDSAEDAAGD; encoded by the coding sequence ATGGCGGCAATCGGGAACGCGGCCCTCGGCGGGCTCGCCGCGGCCGTTGCGGTCGCGGTGGCGGTCGGCGGCTACGCGATCTGGTCGGCCCGCGACGGGGCCGAGCCCCGCGTGGCGGAGCCTTCCACGACGCAACCCGCTCCCACGACGCCTTCACAGGCGGCGCCGCAACCGGCCTCCGACCCCGAGCCCGAAGCGCAGGCCGATGCCGCCGAAGCGCCCGAGCCGACGCCCGCACCGCCCGAGCCCCGCGACCTGCCCAGCCTCGACGTGGTCCGCGTCGAGCGCGACGGCCGCACCCTCGTCGCCGGGCGCGGGCCGTCCGATGGCGACGTGACGCTCCGGCTCGACGGCGAGACGGTCGCGACCGCGCGCGCCGATCGCAGCGGCAATTTCGTGGCCTTCCTCGACCTGCCGCCCGCCGAAGCGCCGCGGCTGCTGACGCTGGAAGCCGCGGATGCCACCGGCACCGTTCGGCAGGCCGCCGGCGGCGTCATCGTCGCGCCGACCTTCCCGGCCCGCCCGGCGCCGGGCACCGCACCGGAGCTTCAGACCGCGACTGCGGATCCCGCGGCGCCGGGCGCGCCCGCCGCGACGGGAGAAACAGCTGATCCAGCGCCCGTTGCGGCGGGGCAGGGTGGTGCCGCCGCCACCGACCCCGCACCCGCCGCTCCGCCGGCCACCACCGCAAGCGCAACCGACACCTCGCCGGCGGCTCCGGCGACCCCGCCCGCCGGGACTGCAGAGACCGCCGCCGCACCCACCGAGGCCGCGCCCCGCCTGTTCCGCGCAGGCCCCGAGGGCATCGCCGTCCTGCCCGGCGCCGCCGAGGCTCCCGAGGTCACCCAATCGCTGGGCATAGACGTCATCGCCTATGACGCGCAGGGCGAGGTCCAGCTCGCCGGAACCGCCGGCGCGGCGGCCGAGCTGCGCATCTATCTCGACAATCGCCCCGTGCGCAGCGTGACCGCCGGCAGCGGCGGCGCCTGGGCCTCTCCGCTGCCCGATGTCGAGGAGGGGGTCTACACGCTGCGTATCGACGCGCTGGATGCGGCGGGCCGCGTCGCCAGCCGGATCGAGACGCCCTTCGAGCGCACCGCCCCCGAGCTCGCGGTCGCGGTCCGCGCCGACGGGGCCGCCGCGATAACGGTGCAGCCGGGCTTCACGCTCTGGGCCATCTCGGAAAGCTGGTTCGGCGCGGGCGAGGGCATCCGCTATGTCCAGATCTTCGAGGCCAATCGCGACCTGATCCGCGACCCGGACCTGATCTATCCCGGCCAGGTCTTCGCGCTGCCCGACAGCGCCGAGGATGCCGCAGGCGACTGA
- a CDS encoding ABCB family ABC transporter ATP-binding protein/permease translates to MTDQPEAPARATEIIGRVIPYLWPEGQGWVKRRVVAALAMLLVAKVVAVITPFFYKAAVDALAPDTITPAWALGLGAVGLTVVYGLARAMNVGFQQLRDAIFARVGQRALRQLASETFAHMHRLSMRYHITRKTGGLSRIIERGVKGVDFLLRFLLFSIGPLALELLLISGILFFVFDVWYLAIVIATIGLYVWFTFAITEWRVKIRREMNAQDTDANQKAIDSLLNFETVKYFGAEAREAERYDSAMAGYEKAALKTAYSLSLLNFGQSVLITAGLVGVMVLAARGVQAGDLTVGDFVMVNAYMIQITMPLNFLGTVYREIRQSLVDMGEMFGLLEQPTEVSDAPDAKPLKVEGGRIEFRDVWFGYDAERPILQGVSLTVGAGETVAVVGPSGSGKSTIGRLLFRFYDVNDGAVLIDGQDLRAVTQDSLHAQIGVVPQDTVLFNDDLRYNVAYGRPDASPAEIEEAARAASIDGFIRTLPDGYATTVGERGLKLSGGEKQRVGIARTLLKNPPILLLDEATSALDTETEREIQDELAAMAQGRTVIMIAHRLSTVVDADRIVVLEKGRIVEEGTHDALLALNGRYASMWQRQQAEEEAA, encoded by the coding sequence ATGACCGACCAGCCCGAGGCGCCCGCCCGCGCGACCGAGATCATCGGCCGCGTCATCCCCTATCTCTGGCCCGAGGGGCAGGGCTGGGTGAAGCGCCGCGTCGTCGCCGCGCTGGCCATGCTGCTCGTGGCCAAGGTCGTCGCCGTGATCACGCCCTTCTTCTACAAGGCCGCCGTGGACGCGCTCGCGCCCGACACGATCACGCCGGCCTGGGCCCTGGGCCTGGGCGCGGTCGGTCTGACGGTGGTCTACGGGCTGGCGCGGGCGATGAATGTGGGCTTCCAGCAGCTGCGCGACGCGATCTTCGCGCGGGTGGGCCAGCGCGCGCTGCGCCAGCTCGCCTCCGAGACCTTCGCCCACATGCACCGCCTGTCGATGCGCTACCACATCACGCGCAAGACCGGCGGCCTCAGCCGCATCATCGAGCGCGGGGTGAAGGGTGTCGATTTCCTGCTGCGCTTCCTTCTGTTCTCCATCGGGCCGCTGGCGCTGGAGCTTCTGCTGATCTCCGGCATCCTCTTCTTCGTCTTCGACGTCTGGTACCTCGCCATCGTGATCGCCACGATCGGACTCTACGTCTGGTTCACCTTCGCGATCACCGAATGGCGGGTGAAGATCCGGCGCGAGATGAACGCCCAGGACACCGACGCCAACCAGAAGGCGATCGACAGCCTGCTGAACTTCGAGACGGTCAAGTATTTCGGCGCCGAGGCGCGCGAGGCCGAGCGCTACGACAGCGCGATGGCGGGCTACGAGAAGGCCGCGCTCAAGACCGCCTATTCGCTCAGCCTGCTGAATTTCGGCCAGTCCGTCCTGATCACCGCGGGCCTCGTGGGCGTGATGGTGCTGGCCGCGCGGGGCGTGCAGGCGGGCGATCTGACGGTGGGCGATTTCGTCATGGTCAACGCCTACATGATCCAGATCACCATGCCGCTCAACTTCCTCGGCACCGTCTATCGCGAGATCCGGCAGTCCCTGGTCGATATGGGCGAGATGTTCGGCCTGCTGGAGCAGCCGACCGAGGTCAGCGACGCGCCGGACGCGAAGCCCCTGAAGGTCGAGGGCGGCCGGATCGAGTTCCGCGACGTCTGGTTCGGCTACGACGCCGAACGGCCGATCCTGCAGGGTGTCTCGCTCACCGTCGGCGCGGGCGAGACGGTGGCGGTGGTCGGCCCCTCGGGATCGGGCAAATCCACCATCGGCCGGCTCTTGTTCCGCTTCTATGACGTCAACGACGGCGCGGTGCTGATCGACGGGCAGGACCTGCGCGCGGTCACCCAGGACAGCCTGCATGCCCAGATCGGCGTCGTCCCGCAGGACACCGTGCTCTTCAACGACGACCTGCGCTACAACGTGGCCTATGGCCGGCCCGATGCCAGCCCCGCCGAGATCGAGGAGGCCGCCCGCGCCGCCTCCATCGACGGCTTCATCCGCACGCTTCCCGATGGCTACGCCACCACCGTGGGCGAGCGCGGCCTCAAGCTCTCGGGCGGCGAGAAGCAGCGCGTGGGCATCGCGCGCACGCTCCTGAAGAACCCGCCGATCCTGCTGCTGGACGAGGCGACCTCGGCGCTCGACACCGAGACCGAGCGCGAGATCCAGGACGAGCTCGCCGCCATGGCACAGGGCCGCACGGTCATCATGATCGCGCACCGGCTCTCGACCGTGGTCGATGCCGACCGCATCGTCGTGCTGGAGAAGGGCCGGATCGTGGAGGAGGGCACCCATGACGCGCTTCTGGCCTTGAACGGCCGCTACGCCTCGATGTGGCAACGCCAGCAGGCGGAAGAAGAGGCGGCCTGA
- a CDS encoding glucokinase, which yields MSDQPLFLVADVGGTNTRVAMARGQFVQVETIRKYRNREFANLAPVLRRYREDMGGPAPVGACVAVAGPVADGVASLTNLDWSIDTTRLMQATGAEGAAILNDLQAQGHALGFMDPASEEVVIEATPREGAARLVIGVGTGFNAAPVHITPTGRLVPPCEAGHANLPIRTEAELRLCTFASTAHGFPAVEDVLSGRGLEQVYRWLATEAGSEDEFLAAEIMGRIDSDPRAEAAVRQFIRILGTVAGNLSLIHLPLGGVFLVGGVARAMGPYLRDMGFAEAFRDKGRFAGFMANFPVSLITDDFAALTGCAAHLVERAG from the coding sequence ATGTCTGACCAACCGCTGTTCCTGGTCGCCGATGTGGGCGGCACCAACACCCGCGTCGCGATGGCGCGCGGGCAGTTCGTGCAGGTCGAGACGATCCGCAAATACCGCAACCGCGAATTCGCCAATCTCGCCCCCGTGCTGCGCCGCTACCGCGAGGATATGGGCGGGCCGGCCCCGGTCGGCGCCTGCGTGGCGGTGGCCGGGCCGGTGGCGGACGGGGTGGCGAGCCTGACCAATCTCGACTGGTCGATCGACACGACACGGCTGATGCAAGCGACCGGCGCCGAGGGCGCGGCGATCCTGAACGACCTGCAGGCGCAGGGTCACGCGCTGGGTTTCATGGACCCGGCCAGCGAGGAGGTCGTGATCGAGGCCACGCCCCGCGAAGGCGCGGCGCGGCTGGTCATCGGCGTGGGCACCGGCTTTAACGCCGCGCCCGTGCATATCACGCCCACGGGCCGGCTGGTGCCGCCCTGCGAGGCGGGGCATGCCAACCTGCCGATCCGGACGGAGGCCGAGCTTCGGCTCTGCACCTTCGCCTCGACGGCGCATGGCTTCCCGGCGGTCGAGGACGTGCTGTCGGGCCGTGGGCTGGAGCAGGTCTATCGCTGGCTCGCCACCGAAGCCGGGTCGGAGGACGAGTTCCTCGCCGCCGAGATCATGGGCCGGATCGACAGCGATCCGCGCGCCGAGGCCGCCGTGCGCCAGTTCATCCGCATCCTCGGGACGGTGGCGGGGAACCTGTCGCTGATCCACCTGCCGCTGGGCGGCGTGTTCCTGGTGGGCGGCGTGGCCCGCGCGATGGGGCCCTACCTGCGCGACATGGGCTTCGCCGAGGCCTTCCGCGACAAGGGCCGCTTCGCGGGGTTCATGGCGAATTTCCCGGTCTCGCTCATCACCGACGATTTCGCCGCCCTGACGGGCTGCGCCGCGCATCTGGTCGAACGCGCGGGCTGA
- a CDS encoding GH1 family beta-glucosidase has product MADDITQAGDFSVARSDFPEGFVFSTATSAYQIEGHAFGGAGETHWDAFARVPGKVDRGEDGAVACDHYHRWAEDLDLIAAAGLDAYRFSTSWARVMPDGVNVNAEGLDFYDRLVDGMLARGLKPMATLYHWELPQALSEAGGWTVRETPERFADFAAAIADRLGDRLFSVAPINEPWCVSWLSHYHGYHAPGLASLAAGVTSMHYVALAHGLAVQVLRERGVARVGAACNMEYALPATDSETDRAAAQAYDGIYSRFFPGGMMHGEYPADVMEGFAPHMPAGWQDDMGLISQKLDWFGINYYTCKRIVGEAGLWPYKGDVPGPLPKTDMGWEICPEGMEFLLERTARDFTGDTPLFITENGLANPDHDAGRPDLERIDYLDRHFHAALRLIERGVPLEGYTIWSLLDNYEWTLGYDKRFGLVHVDFETQARTPKASYHALARMLSR; this is encoded by the coding sequence ATGGCGGACGACATCACGCAGGCGGGCGATTTCTCGGTCGCGCGGTCGGATTTCCCCGAAGGGTTCGTGTTTTCGACGGCGACCTCCGCCTACCAGATCGAGGGCCATGCCTTCGGCGGCGCGGGCGAGACGCATTGGGACGCCTTCGCGCGGGTGCCCGGCAAGGTGGATCGCGGCGAGGACGGCGCGGTGGCCTGCGACCATTATCACCGCTGGGCCGAGGACCTCGACCTGATCGCGGCCGCGGGGCTCGACGCCTATCGCTTCTCGACCTCCTGGGCTCGGGTGATGCCGGACGGGGTCAATGTGAACGCGGAGGGGCTCGATTTCTACGACCGGCTGGTCGACGGGATGCTGGCGCGGGGCCTCAAGCCGATGGCGACGCTCTATCACTGGGAGCTGCCGCAAGCGCTGTCCGAGGCGGGCGGCTGGACGGTGCGGGAGACGCCGGAGCGCTTCGCCGATTTCGCCGCGGCGATCGCCGACCGGCTGGGCGACCGACTGTTCTCCGTGGCCCCGATCAACGAGCCCTGGTGCGTGTCCTGGCTGAGCCACTACCACGGCTACCACGCGCCGGGGCTGGCGAGCCTCGCGGCGGGCGTGACATCGATGCATTACGTGGCGCTGGCCCACGGGCTGGCCGTGCAGGTCCTGCGCGAGCGGGGCGTGGCGCGCGTGGGCGCGGCCTGCAACATGGAATACGCCCTGCCCGCCACCGACAGCGAGACCGACCGGGCGGCCGCGCAGGCCTATGACGGGATCTACAGCCGGTTCTTCCCGGGCGGGATGATGCACGGCGAATACCCCGCCGACGTGATGGAGGGCTTCGCGCCGCACATGCCCGCGGGCTGGCAGGACGACATGGGACTGATCTCGCAGAAGCTCGACTGGTTCGGGATCAATTACTACACCTGCAAGCGGATCGTGGGCGAGGCCGGGCTCTGGCCCTACAAGGGCGACGTGCCCGGCCCCCTGCCCAAGACCGACATGGGCTGGGAGATCTGCCCCGAGGGGATGGAGTTCCTGCTGGAGCGGACGGCGCGCGACTTCACCGGGGACACGCCGCTCTTCATCACCGAGAACGGGCTGGCGAACCCCGACCACGATGCCGGGCGCCCCGATCTGGAGCGGATCGACTATCTCGACCGCCATTTCCACGCGGCGCTGCGGCTGATCGAACGGGGCGTGCCGCTGGAGGGCTACACGATCTGGTCGCTTCTGGACAATTACGAGTGGACGCTGGGCTACGACAAGCGCTTCGGGCTGGTGCATGTCGATTTCGAGACGCAGGCGCGGACCCCAAAGGCGAGCTACCACGCGCTTGCCCGGATGCTGTCGCGTTGA
- a CDS encoding substrate-binding domain-containing protein — protein MNLKEFAQSLGLSPTTVSRALGGYPEVGAETRRRILREAAARGYRPNRRAAALATGRAMAIGHVIATSQTHEMVNPVFADFIAGAGEVYAAAGYDILMSVVSDGDELSAYRQMVEAGTVDGVMLHGPRQGDARIGVMQEIGVPFVVHGRDPSAPLTYDFVDIANTRAFRGATERLLALGHRRIGLVNGLPALDFARRRQAGFVAALEAAGIAPDPRLIRGDEMSEQFGHAAAAGMLAGPDRPTAFLVSSIIMAVGVRRAIHEAGLSLPGDVSMIIHDDALSYITNAGDPPPFAATRSPVRAAGRRCAEILLGRIARPAGRPVQEVWDCETVDGASLGPAP, from the coding sequence ATGAACCTCAAGGAGTTCGCGCAGAGCCTTGGGCTGTCGCCCACGACGGTCAGCCGCGCGCTGGGCGGCTACCCCGAGGTGGGCGCCGAGACGCGGCGGCGCATCCTGCGCGAGGCCGCCGCGCGCGGCTACCGCCCGAACCGCCGCGCCGCGGCGCTGGCCACCGGGCGCGCGATGGCCATCGGCCATGTCATCGCCACCTCGCAGACCCACGAGATGGTGAACCCGGTCTTCGCCGATTTCATCGCCGGCGCGGGCGAGGTCTATGCCGCGGCGGGCTACGACATCCTGATGAGCGTGGTCAGCGACGGCGACGAGCTCTCCGCCTACCGCCAGATGGTCGAGGCGGGCACGGTGGACGGGGTGATGCTGCACGGGCCCCGCCAGGGCGATGCGCGGATCGGCGTCATGCAGGAGATCGGCGTGCCATTCGTGGTACATGGCCGCGACCCGTCGGCGCCGCTCACCTACGATTTCGTCGATATCGCCAACACCCGCGCCTTCCGCGGCGCGACCGAGCGTCTTCTGGCGCTGGGCCATCGCCGGATCGGGCTGGTGAACGGCCTGCCCGCGCTCGATTTCGCGCGGCGGCGGCAGGCGGGTTTCGTGGCGGCGCTGGAGGCGGCAGGGATCGCGCCCGACCCTCGGCTGATCCGCGGCGACGAGATGTCCGAGCAGTTCGGCCATGCCGCGGCCGCCGGGATGCTGGCCGGGCCCGACCGGCCCACGGCCTTCCTGGTGTCTTCGATCATCATGGCGGTGGGCGTGCGCCGCGCGATCCACGAGGCCGGGCTCTCCCTGCCCGGCGACGTGTCGATGATCATCCATGACGACGCGCTGAGCTACATCACCAATGCGGGCGATCCGCCGCCCTTCGCCGCCACGCGCTCGCCGGTGCGCGCCGCCGGGCGCCGCTGCGCCGAGATCCTGCTGGGCCGCATCGCGCGCCCCGCGGGCCGCCCGGTGCAGGAGGTCTGGGATTGCGAGACGGTGGACGGCGCCTCGCTCGGGCCCGCGCCCTGA
- a CDS encoding ABC transporter substrate-binding protein, translated as MMKLLASSTAMAMLLTGAAHADAHTAMFTIGEGPFTWDSYMEFADNTDLAGETITITGPWTGDEKAKFDKIMAFFEDATGADVQYSGSDSFEQDIVISSRAGSAPNLAVFPQPGLAADMAGQGLLTPLPEGTADWVRDNFAAGQSWVDLGTYAGADGAENLYGMFYRVDLKSLVWYSPAAFDELGYDIPQSMEELKALTDQIVADGGTPWCIGLGSGAATGWPATDWVEDLMLRTQPPAVYDQWVSNEMPFDDPAVVAAIEEFGYFAKNDDYVSGGAEAVASTDFRDSPTGLFAIPPECYMHRQASFIPAFFPEGTEVGVDVDFFYFPAYEAMDLGSPVLGAGTLFSITNPSEGANQMIEFLKLPIAHELWMAQNGFLTAHAGVNPEAYADDSLRAQGDILRQATTFRFDASDLMPGEIGAGAFWTGMVDYVTGAEASDVAATIQSRWNDLK; from the coding sequence ATGATGAAGCTTCTAGCCAGCAGCACGGCCATGGCCATGCTCCTCACCGGCGCGGCCCATGCCGATGCCCACACTGCGATGTTCACCATCGGCGAAGGCCCCTTCACCTGGGATTCCTACATGGAATTCGCCGACAACACCGACCTCGCGGGCGAGACGATCACGATCACCGGCCCCTGGACCGGCGACGAGAAGGCCAAGTTCGACAAGATCATGGCCTTCTTCGAGGACGCGACCGGCGCGGACGTGCAGTATTCCGGCTCCGACAGCTTCGAGCAGGACATCGTGATCTCGTCGCGCGCGGGCTCGGCCCCGAACCTCGCCGTCTTCCCGCAGCCCGGCCTCGCCGCCGACATGGCGGGCCAGGGTCTGTTGACCCCGCTGCCCGAGGGCACGGCCGACTGGGTGCGCGACAATTTCGCCGCCGGTCAGTCCTGGGTCGATCTCGGCACTTATGCCGGCGCGGACGGCGCCGAGAACCTCTACGGCATGTTCTACCGCGTCGACCTGAAATCGCTGGTCTGGTACTCGCCCGCCGCCTTCGACGAGCTGGGCTACGACATCCCGCAATCGATGGAGGAGCTGAAGGCGCTGACCGACCAGATCGTCGCCGATGGCGGCACGCCCTGGTGCATCGGTCTGGGCTCGGGCGCGGCGACCGGCTGGCCCGCGACCGACTGGGTCGAGGACCTGATGCTGCGCACCCAGCCGCCCGCCGTCTACGACCAGTGGGTGTCGAACGAGATGCCCTTTGACGATCCGGCCGTGGTCGCCGCGATCGAGGAGTTCGGCTATTTCGCCAAGAACGACGACTACGTCTCCGGCGGCGCCGAGGCCGTGGCCTCGACCGATTTCCGTGACAGCCCGACCGGTCTCTTCGCGATCCCGCCCGAGTGCTACATGCACCGCCAAGCCTCCTTCATCCCCGCCTTCTTCCCCGAAGGCACCGAGGTCGGCGTGGATGTCGATTTCTTCTACTTCCCCGCCTACGAGGCGATGGATCTCGGATCGCCGGTCCTCGGCGCGGGCACGCTGTTCTCGATCACCAACCCCTCCGAAGGGGCCAACCAGATGATCGAGTTCCTGAAGCTGCCGATCGCGCACGAGCTGTGGATGGCGCAGAACGGCTTCCTGACGGCCCATGCGGGCGTCAACCCCGAGGCCTATGCCGATGACAGCCTGCGCGCACAGGGCGACATCCTGCGCCAGGCGACCACCTTCCGCTTCGACGCCTCGGATCTGATGCCGGGCGAGATCGGCGCCGGCGCCTTCTGGACCGGCATGGTCGATTACGTCACCGGGGCCGAGGCCTCCGACGTGGCCGCCACGATCCAGAGCCGCTGGAACGACCTGAAGTAA
- a CDS encoding carbohydrate ABC transporter permease, with translation MSPLLQGILTIIIGVGGCIGYFWSANLVLDKVIFPPKGDDAGRNINRANAVRPWLFLLPAIVALGLYLVYPVFGSFWRSLFNRAGDEFIGLGNYTTMFGDGEFRTALTNNLLWVLFVPAASTFLGLLVAQLTDRLSWGNIAKSLIFMPMAISFVGASLIWKFVYANDPDIGIINAIRDAFGAAPLDPLQVGFWNNFFLMFILVWIQTGFAMVILSAALRGIPEETIEAAIIDGASPAQIFFRIKVPQIMGTIVVVWTTITILVLKVFDIVYAMTGGNFGTQILPSYMMEYMFRDDGRATAVAFVIMVLVLPVMIWNIVQAQKEVR, from the coding sequence ATGTCACCGCTCTTGCAAGGCATTCTGACGATCATCATCGGCGTGGGCGGGTGCATCGGCTATTTCTGGTCGGCAAACCTGGTCCTCGACAAGGTCATCTTCCCGCCCAAGGGCGACGACGCCGGCCGCAACATCAACCGCGCCAATGCCGTGCGCCCCTGGCTGTTCCTGCTGCCCGCGATCGTGGCGCTGGGGCTCTACCTCGTCTACCCGGTCTTCGGCAGCTTCTGGCGCTCGCTCTTCAACCGCGCGGGCGACGAATTCATCGGGCTCGGCAACTACACCACCATGTTCGGCGACGGCGAGTTCCGCACCGCGCTCACCAACAACCTGCTCTGGGTGCTCTTCGTGCCCGCCGCCTCGACCTTCCTGGGCCTCCTGGTGGCGCAGCTCACCGACCGGCTGAGCTGGGGCAACATCGCCAAGTCGCTGATCTTCATGCCGATGGCGATCTCCTTCGTCGGTGCCTCGCTGATCTGGAAATTCGTCTACGCCAACGACCCCGATATCGGCATTATCAACGCCATCCGCGACGCCTTCGGGGCCGCGCCGCTCGACCCGCTGCAGGTGGGCTTCTGGAACAATTTCTTCCTGATGTTCATCCTGGTCTGGATCCAGACCGGCTTCGCCATGGTCATCCTGTCGGCCGCCCTGCGCGGCATCCCCGAGGAAACGATCGAGGCCGCGATCATCGACGGCGCATCGCCCGCGCAGATCTTCTTCCGCATCAAGGTGCCGCAGATCATGGGCACCATCGTCGTCGTCTGGACCACGATCACGATCCTCGTGCTCAAGGTCTTCGACATCGTCTACGCGATGACTGGCGGCAATTTCGGCACGCAGATCCTGCCCAGCTACATGATGGAGTACATGTTCCGCGACGATGGGCGCGCCACCGCGGTGGCCTTCGTCATCATGGTCCTCGTGCTGCCGGTGATGATCTGGAACATCGTGCAAGCCCAGAAGGAGGTCCGCTGA